A single window of Streptomyces sudanensis DNA harbors:
- a CDS encoding tetratricopeptide repeat protein, translating into MTPGGPPSGTAGAGGASGFAAPGSGPVTATGNVFTGNGSVTIGPVINDPTALRAAEADGFLRDWDDMATKARGTPRTPASLLEAHRAVVPFRNRAPQLADLEAWWAEPGFGAYLLHGPGGQGKTRLARQLTEGPGKDARRSLWLSPEAPPDGLRLLGDVASPLLVVVDYAETRTAQLTALLRVGAARREGTFKVLALARTDGEWWEEVRVAARLGDLFDEFPVTALPPLDPDGAARAETYRQAVTGLAAALPAVPGQQHHDWPARAASLLEAPGAPAGSTGSDAVLDLHMRALADLLDAARAAAGEPPAGEPPADGPPTGGPPAGEPPAGEPPADGPPAGRPSAGRSAPGRGTVEERLLDHERYYWQAAAKTLRLRSNRTLEEPLAAAFLCGAHDREQARDLLGRVPALRGEGADLPEGVHAWIAGLYPPSTDGQIWGALRPDRLTEYFLGHHLRTHPHLADALLDGPPEAGTTRPLTPAQATRLLTLYTRAAAHRAHRGRLDDPLTGLCERHPRVLGPLAVDVATQVERPDPLVTALERIAADPGATAEEITALADRLPWSTHTLTAVAVDVTRRLTEIHRERYRRDPARSAELALALRRYCRRLTDAGDRQRAWETADEAVRLLRPLARDEPSAFLPELAAGLHNLSVALGETGRREEARAPARESVEIYRRLVAESPASVTLLSELAHGLNALSNAEGETRRTAEALEAIREVVAIRRRLVAEHGDAHRAALADGLHNLALREDDRGAFGEALEAAREAVALYRGLAEERPDAHLPGLALVLGPYATLLGRTGHLTEALRAVEEAVDVRRRLAARYPDAHGPGLVNGLNNLAIDLDRAGRNREAVAAAREAVELCRGFVERHPDAFRGTLALSLNTLATQLGDHGRPREALAASREAVERYRLLAEESPRVHTADLAMSLVTHANRLRDAGHAEEALTAGREGVALYRSLPPEDLGTDLEGMAVGLNSLSQLLHSLDRSEEALDTAREAVEAGRRLARAFPAGPARAVLGSALNTLAGTLTGVGRLDEALTASREAVDFLCGLVREGPDGAAFHSRSLASALTTLRILLSAAGLGEEAADVLRECVEVRGTLSDGARFPHRALYAEEAGLLGGHLASTARYDEALEPLRRAGELRRELAEEDPAAHLPELAGVLAARGACLAALGRRREALPPAQESADLLDGPLRDEAALRPLLCLSLWLVGFLRRARGEADAEEALRRAVDAGEEAAGADAARTPLLLGALTELAVHLVETGRTGEGSAVLADAVERGRRTADGSPAHQAALASALTALARYGAAGGGRRGEAPEAALGAAREAVTLYRRLAQDSPRGYTATLADALATRGLLLAGTDDAEEALRVTAEAVALHGQPDAGPLAAREPGLALALYAHAKVRLLAGAELSEAERSITEAVRINRRLARGEPGLVAFDLADVLDVCERLAG; encoded by the coding sequence ATGACGCCGGGCGGCCCCCCGTCCGGCACGGCCGGTGCGGGGGGTGCGAGCGGTTTCGCCGCGCCCGGGAGCGGCCCGGTCACCGCGACGGGCAACGTCTTCACGGGCAACGGCTCCGTGACCATCGGTCCCGTCATCAACGATCCCACCGCGCTGCGGGCCGCCGAGGCGGACGGGTTCCTGCGCGACTGGGACGACATGGCCACGAAGGCCCGGGGGACGCCGCGCACGCCCGCGTCCCTGCTGGAGGCGCACCGCGCGGTGGTCCCCTTCCGGAACCGGGCGCCGCAACTGGCGGACCTGGAGGCGTGGTGGGCGGAGCCGGGTTTCGGCGCGTACCTGCTGCACGGCCCCGGGGGCCAGGGGAAGACCCGCCTGGCGCGGCAGCTGACCGAGGGACCGGGGAAGGACGCCCGCCGGAGCCTGTGGCTGAGCCCCGAGGCCCCGCCGGACGGGCTGCGGCTCCTCGGGGACGTCGCCTCGCCCCTGCTGGTGGTGGTCGACTACGCCGAGACGCGCACCGCCCAGTTGACGGCCCTGCTCAGGGTCGGCGCCGCGCGCCGGGAAGGGACGTTCAAGGTCCTGGCGCTGGCCCGCACCGACGGCGAGTGGTGGGAGGAGGTGCGCGTCGCCGCGCGCCTCGGCGACCTCTTCGACGAGTTCCCCGTCACCGCCCTGCCCCCGCTGGACCCCGACGGCGCCGCCCGCGCCGAGACCTACCGCCAGGCCGTGACCGGCCTGGCCGCGGCGCTGCCCGCCGTACCCGGGCAGCAGCACCACGACTGGCCCGCACGGGCCGCGTCCCTGCTGGAGGCCCCCGGCGCCCCCGCGGGCTCCACCGGGTCCGACGCGGTGCTCGACCTGCACATGAGGGCGCTGGCCGACCTCCTGGACGCCGCCCGCGCGGCCGCCGGCGAGCCCCCGGCGGGCGAGCCCCCGGCGGACGGGCCGCCGACGGGCGGACCCCCGGCCGGCGAGCCCCCGGCGGGCGAGCCCCCGGCGGACGGGCCGCCCGCCGGAAGACCTTCGGCGGGCAGGTCCGCACCAGGTCGCGGCACCGTGGAGGAACGGCTGCTGGACCACGAGCGCTACTACTGGCAGGCCGCCGCGAAGACCCTGCGGCTCAGGAGCAACAGGACCCTGGAGGAGCCGCTGGCCGCCGCCTTCCTCTGCGGCGCCCACGACCGCGAGCAGGCCCGCGACCTGCTGGGCCGCGTCCCCGCCCTGCGCGGGGAGGGCGCCGACCTCCCCGAGGGCGTGCACGCCTGGATCGCCGGCCTCTACCCCCCGTCCACCGACGGCCAGATCTGGGGTGCGCTGCGGCCGGACCGGTTGACGGAGTACTTCCTCGGCCACCACCTGCGCACCCACCCGCACCTCGCCGACGCGCTGCTCGACGGCCCGCCCGAAGCGGGGACGACCCGGCCCCTCACCCCGGCACAGGCCACCCGGCTCCTCACCCTGTACACCCGCGCCGCCGCCCACCGCGCCCACCGCGGCCGCCTCGACGACCCGCTCACCGGTCTGTGCGAGCGCCACCCGCGGGTCCTCGGACCGCTCGCCGTGGACGTCGCCACCCAGGTGGAGCGCCCCGACCCCCTGGTGACCGCGCTGGAACGGATCGCCGCCGACCCCGGGGCGACGGCGGAGGAGATCACCGCGCTGGCCGACCGCCTGCCGTGGTCCACCCACACCCTCACCGCGGTGGCGGTCGACGTGACCCGGCGGCTCACCGAGATCCACCGCGAGCGGTACCGCCGGGACCCGGCCCGGTCGGCGGAGCTGGCCCTGGCGCTGCGCCGGTACTGCCGCCGCCTGACGGACGCCGGGGACCGGCAGCGGGCCTGGGAGACGGCCGACGAGGCCGTACGCCTGCTGCGACCGCTGGCGCGGGACGAACCGTCCGCCTTCCTCCCGGAACTCGCCGCGGGACTGCACAACCTGTCCGTGGCGCTCGGCGAAACGGGACGACGGGAGGAGGCCCGGGCGCCCGCCCGCGAGTCGGTGGAGATCTACCGGCGGCTGGTCGCCGAGTCACCCGCGTCCGTCACCCTCCTGTCGGAACTCGCCCACGGCCTCAACGCCCTCTCCAACGCCGAGGGGGAGACGCGCCGGACCGCCGAGGCGCTGGAGGCGATCCGGGAGGTCGTCGCCATCAGGCGGCGGCTGGTGGCCGAGCACGGCGACGCCCACCGGGCGGCACTGGCGGACGGCCTGCACAACCTCGCCCTCCGCGAGGACGACCGAGGGGCGTTCGGGGAGGCGCTGGAGGCCGCCCGGGAGGCCGTCGCCCTCTACCGGGGGCTCGCCGAGGAGCGCCCGGACGCCCACCTCCCGGGCCTCGCCCTGGTCCTGGGGCCCTACGCCACCCTCCTGGGGAGGACGGGACACCTCACCGAGGCCCTGCGGGCGGTCGAGGAGGCGGTGGACGTCCGGCGCCGCCTGGCGGCCAGGTACCCCGACGCGCACGGCCCCGGCCTGGTCAACGGGCTCAACAACCTCGCCATCGACCTCGACCGCGCCGGACGGAACCGCGAGGCGGTGGCGGCCGCACGGGAGGCCGTAGAGCTCTGCCGGGGCTTCGTCGAACGGCATCCCGACGCCTTCCGGGGCACGCTGGCCCTGAGCCTGAACACCCTCGCCACGCAGCTCGGTGACCACGGCCGGCCGCGGGAGGCGCTGGCCGCCTCCCGCGAGGCGGTCGAGCGCTACCGGCTGCTGGCGGAGGAGAGCCCCCGCGTCCACACCGCGGACCTCGCCATGAGCCTGGTCACCCACGCGAACCGGCTGCGGGACGCCGGGCACGCGGAGGAGGCGCTGACGGCCGGCCGGGAGGGCGTGGCGCTCTACCGGAGCCTCCCCCCGGAGGACCTCGGAACCGACCTGGAGGGCATGGCGGTCGGGCTCAACAGCCTCTCCCAGCTCCTTCACTCCCTGGACCGGTCCGAGGAGGCGCTCGACACGGCGCGGGAGGCGGTGGAGGCCGGCCGCCGCCTGGCACGGGCGTTCCCGGCGGGACCGGCCCGCGCCGTCCTCGGCAGCGCCCTGAACACCCTGGCCGGGACCCTGACCGGCGTCGGCCGGCTCGACGAGGCCCTGACCGCGTCCCGGGAGGCGGTGGACTTCCTCTGCGGACTGGTCCGGGAGGGACCGGACGGCGCGGCCTTCCACTCCCGGTCGCTGGCCTCCGCCCTCACCACGCTGAGGATCCTGCTGTCCGCGGCGGGGCTGGGGGAGGAGGCCGCGGACGTCCTGCGGGAGTGCGTGGAGGTCCGGGGGACCCTTTCGGACGGGGCCCGTTTCCCCCACCGTGCGCTGTACGCCGAGGAGGCCGGGCTGCTGGGCGGGCACCTGGCGTCGACGGCCCGGTACGACGAGGCGCTGGAACCCCTGCGGAGGGCCGGGGAGCTCCGCCGCGAGCTGGCCGAGGAGGACCCGGCGGCCCACCTGCCGGAGCTGGCCGGGGTCCTGGCCGCCCGCGGCGCGTGCCTCGCGGCGTTGGGACGGCGGCGGGAGGCGCTGCCGCCCGCGCAGGAGTCGGCGGACCTCCTCGACGGCCCGCTGCGGGACGAGGCCGCGCTGCGGCCCCTGCTGTGCCTGTCGCTGTGGCTGGTGGGCTTCCTCCGGCGCGCCAGGGGGGAGGCGGACGCCGAGGAGGCGCTCCGGCGGGCCGTCGACGCCGGCGAGGAGGCCGCCGGTGCCGACGCCGCGCGCACCCCCCTGCTGCTGGGGGCGCTCACGGAACTCGCGGTGCACCTGGTGGAGACCGGCCGTACCGGCGAGGGGTCGGCGGTCCTCGCCGACGCGGTCGAGCGGGGCCGCCGGACGGCGGACGGGAGCCCCGCGCACCAGGCCGCCCTGGCGTCGGCCCTCACCGCCCTCGCGCGGTACGGGGCGGCCGGTGGCGGCCGGCGCGGCGAGGCGCCGGAGGCGGCCCTGGGGGCGGCCCGGGAGGCGGTGACCCTCTACCGCAGGCTGGCCCAAGACTCCCCCCGGGGGTACACGGCCACCCTGGCGGACGCGCTGGCCACCCGGGGCCTGCTGCTGGCCGGCACGGATGACGCCGAGGAGGCCCTGCGCGTCACGGCGGAGGCGGTCGCCCTCCACGGGCAGCCGGACGCCGGGCCCCTCGCGGCGCGGGAGCCGGGCCTCGCCCT